One stretch of Candidatus Marinimicrobia bacterium CG08_land_8_20_14_0_20_45_22 DNA includes these proteins:
- a CDS encoding tyrosine--tRNA ligase, producing MFPSIQEQLDIIKIGTEELISEEELIAKLQRSAKTGQPLRIKQGFDPTAPDIHLGHTVGIRKLRQFQELGHTIVLIIGDYTGMVGDPSGKNETRPRLTYETVMKNAQTYEKQFFKILDRNKTEVYYNGEWFKKMQFDEIMNLASKFTISQILERDDFHKRFNEEKPISLHEFFYPLMQGYDSVAIRADVELGATEQKFNLIAARQVQRDYGQSPQIVLTLPVLEGIDGAQRMSKSLGNYIGIDDEPADMFGKVMSIPDHLILKYFTLTTDLSLNELRSVEARLKDPKVNPMTIKKELAKTLVAMYHSEQAAEEAQSNFEQVFSKKEIPDDIQIVVIEPAAESRLLVKLLTDNGVVSSNGEARRLIAQGAVRLNDEKVSDINLELSSGSENIVKVGKRRFVKFIVK from the coding sequence ATGTTTCCATCCATTCAGGAACAATTGGACATCATCAAAATCGGAACCGAAGAACTGATCTCGGAAGAAGAATTGATCGCTAAACTGCAAAGATCGGCTAAAACAGGTCAGCCGCTCCGCATTAAACAGGGATTTGATCCGACTGCGCCGGATATTCATCTGGGGCACACGGTCGGAATCCGGAAACTCAGACAATTTCAAGAACTTGGTCACACAATTGTACTGATCATTGGAGATTACACGGGGATGGTGGGCGATCCGAGCGGTAAAAACGAAACGCGCCCTCGGCTTACTTACGAAACCGTGATGAAAAATGCTCAAACTTATGAGAAGCAGTTCTTCAAAATTCTTGACAGGAACAAGACGGAAGTTTATTACAACGGCGAGTGGTTCAAAAAAATGCAATTTGACGAAATCATGAATCTTGCCTCAAAATTTACCATTTCGCAGATTCTCGAGAGGGATGATTTTCATAAACGATTCAATGAAGAAAAACCGATCAGTTTGCACGAGTTTTTCTATCCGCTTATGCAAGGTTACGATTCCGTCGCGATTCGCGCCGACGTTGAACTAGGCGCCACCGAGCAGAAATTCAACCTTATCGCCGCCCGGCAGGTTCAACGCGACTACGGACAGTCTCCGCAAATCGTCCTGACACTCCCGGTTTTGGAAGGAATCGACGGCGCGCAGAGAATGAGCAAGAGTCTTGGAAATTACATCGGCATCGACGACGAACCGGCGGACATGTTCGGTAAGGTAATGTCCATTCCCGATCATCTGATTCTGAAATATTTTACATTGACGACCGACCTGTCTCTCAATGAACTACGGAGTGTCGAGGCGCGACTCAAAGACCCGAAAGTTAATCCGATGACCATCAAAAAGGAATTAGCGAAAACATTAGTCGCGATGTATCATTCCGAACAAGCCGCGGAAGAAGCGCAGTCGAATTTCGAACAGGTTTTCAGCAAGAAGGAAATACCGGATGACATTCAAATAGTTGTCATCGAGCCGGCCGCTGAATCGCGTCTGCTGGTCAAACTTTTGACCGACAACGGCGTTGTTTCATCAAACGGCGAAGCGCGGCGACTTATTGCTCAGGGCGCCGTCCGGCTGAACGATGAAAAAGTGTCCGATATCAACCTTGAATTATCGAGCGGTTCGGAAAATATCGTGAAGGTCGGCAAACGAAGATTTGTCAAGTTCATCGTTAAGTAA
- a CDS encoding SsrA-binding protein, with translation MKKSEVKNVATNRRAFHDYFIDDKIEAGIELQGSEVKSLRAGQANLKDSYAKIINGEVFLIKSHITPYVYAGGFDNHEPERQRRLLLHRKEIKRLERSVEIKGCTLIPTRIYFNESGKVKVEIGIARGKRQFDKRDALAERDAKRELDRLRKGN, from the coding sequence GTGAAAAAGAGTGAAGTTAAAAATGTTGCAACCAACCGCCGAGCCTTCCATGACTATTTTATCGATGATAAGATCGAAGCGGGAATCGAATTGCAGGGCTCGGAGGTCAAATCTCTACGCGCAGGGCAGGCGAATCTCAAAGACAGTTATGCGAAAATCATCAACGGCGAAGTTTTTCTGATTAAATCTCACATTACGCCGTATGTTTACGCCGGCGGATTTGACAACCATGAACCAGAGCGGCAACGGCGACTTTTGCTTCATCGAAAAGAAATCAAACGTTTGGAAAGAAGCGTCGAAATCAAAGGTTGTACCCTAATTCCGACCCGGATTTATTTCAACGAATCCGGAAAAGTCAAAGTCGAGATCGGAATTGCACGCGGGAAACGTCAATTCGACAAACGTGACGCTTTAGCCGAACGCGACGCCAAACGGGAATTGGATCGACTCAGAAAGGGTAACTAA